From the genome of Granulicella cerasi:
GTGTTTCATCGGGCTTCTCCTTCGGGGGCTACCAGGTCTTCCACGGCGCTCTGCCGCTCTGCCATAAAGCTTCGAGTTGGTTCTTGTCACGCAGCGTGTCCATCGCTTGCCAAAAGCCGCGATGGAAGAACGCACGCACCTCGTCGGCGGCTACGAGATCTTCAATGGGTTGGCGCTCGAACATCTCCGCGTCGTCCGTGATCGAGGCGAGTGCCCTGGGCGAGAGCACGAAGAAACCGCCGTTCACCCAGCCGCCTTCGTTCTTCGGCTTCTCTTCGAACGAGGTGACTGTCGTGCCATCGAGGCCGAGGCCGCCGAAGCGCGAAGTCGGTTGCACGCTCGTCATGGTGACGGCTTTGCCGTGCTGCTGGTGGAAGTCGATGCTCGCGGTGATGTCGATGTCAGCGAGGCCATCGCCATACGTCATGCAGAAGGCGTCTTCTCCTTCGAGGTACTGCTGCACACGGCGCAGTCGACCGCCGGTGCCGGTGGCGTCGCCGGTGTCGACGAGCGTTACGCGCCACGGTTCAGCGACGGAGTTGTGCACGGTCATTTTGTTCTGCTGCAGGTCGAAGGTGACATCGGAGGTGTGCAGGAAGTAGTTCGCGAAGAACTCCTTGATCATGTAGCCCTTGTAGCCGCAGCAGATGATGAAGTCGTTGACGCCGTGCTGCGAGTAGAGCTTCAGGATGTGCCAGAGGATCGGGCGTCCGCCGATCTCCACCATCGGCTTCGGGCGCGACGATGTTTCTTCGCTGATGCGTGTGCCGAGACCGCCGGCCAGGATGACTGCTTTCATTCTTAGAAACCGCTCATTTCAATTTGGAACGACAAGCTCACGATGCCCTCATCGTACAGCAGGGGCGCGGGGTTTTCGTTGCTAACCTGAGCCTCACGATGAGCACCCGTTCCAACGCGATACGCCAGCAGATCCTTGAACTGACGCGAGAGTTTCATGCGGAGCAGTTTGCTGCGCGCGAGTTTGTGGCGGGCTCGAGTGCGGTGCCGGTGTCGGGCAAGGTGATCGATGCCGATGATCTCTCAGCCGTCGTCGATGCGTCTCTCGATGGCTGGTTCACGACGGGGCGCTGGGCGCAGGAGTTCGAGCGCAGGCTGGCGCGGTGGGTTGGAGTGCGTTCAGCATCGCTAGTGAACTCGGGGTCGAGTGCAAACCTCGTCGCATTAAGCGCTCTGACGTCACCGCGACTCGGCGAGCGGCGATTGAAGCCCGGCGATGAGGTGATCACGGTCGCGTGTGGTTTTCCAACGACGGTGAACCCGATCTTTCAGAACCAGCTTGTGCCCGTATTTGTGGACGTGACGCGGTCGACCTATGAGATTGATGCCGACATGCTGGAGGCCGCGCGCAGTGACCGCACGCGGGCCGTGATGATTGCGCATACGCTGGGGAATGTCTTCGATCTGGACGCAGTGACGGCTTTCTGCCGCGCGCACGATCTATGGCTGATCGAAGACTGTTGCGACGCGCTCGGTTCCACCTGGAAGGGCAGGCAGGTCGGCACGTTTGGTGACCTTGCCACGCTGAGTTTTTATCCTGCGCACCACATCACGATGGGCGAAGGCGGAGCCGTGCTGACGAATAGCCCGCTGCTGCGGACAATCGTCGAGAGCTTTCGCGACTGGGGGCGGGATTGCTGGTGCGAACCCGGCGCGGATGACACATGTGGGCGGAGATTCGATCAGCAACTCGGCACGTTGCCCTGCGGCTACGACCACAAGTACACGTACTCGCACGTTGGCTACAACTTGAAGGCGACCGATATGCAGGCGGCGCTGGGTGTGAGCCAACTGGGCAAGCTGGACGAGTTCATCGCGACGCGGCGCAGGAATTTCGCGTATCTACAGCGCGCCTTTGCAGCGTTTGAAGAGTACCTTGTGCTGCCCGTCGCCATGCCCGAGGCGGAGCCAAGCTGGTTTGGGTTTGCCGTGGGCGTCAAGGAGGATGCTCCGTTTAGCCGTGATCAGATGGTGCGGGCTTTGAACGCGGCCAGGATCGGAACGCGGAATCTGTTTGCGGGGAATCTCGTGCGTCAGCCTGCGTATCAAGGGTTGAAGTATCGCGTCGTGGGGGCGCTCGAGAACACCGATTGGGTGATGCAGAATGTTTTCTGGCTCGGCGTTTATCCGGGGTTGGATGAGGCGATGTTGGACCATGTCGTGCGGACGGTCGATGCATTCATTGCGCAAGCCGTCGCCGGCCTACTGGTGATCGTTCAGGACTCGATGCCAGCGAGCGGTGCGCACCAGAGCCTCCGCTAGGGGGATGCGCACCTGCAGGCCGAGTTCATGGCGGGCACGTTGCACGCAAGGCACGTAGCTCTTCGCTGGTCCGGCCTGCAGTGCTTCTCCGACGTCTATCGCGAGGCCGGGCAGCAGTGTGTCAGCGGTGATCTGCGCCGCCTCACGAAGGCTGTA
Proteins encoded in this window:
- the rfbF gene encoding glucose-1-phosphate cytidylyltransferase; translation: MKAVILAGGLGTRISEETSSRPKPMVEIGGRPILWHILKLYSQHGVNDFIICCGYKGYMIKEFFANYFLHTSDVTFDLQQNKMTVHNSVAEPWRVTLVDTGDATGTGGRLRRVQQYLEGEDAFCMTYGDGLADIDITASIDFHQQHGKAVTMTSVQPTSRFGGLGLDGTTVTSFEEKPKNEGGWVNGGFFVLSPRALASITDDAEMFERQPIEDLVAADEVRAFFHRGFWQAMDTLRDKNQLEALWQSGRAPWKTW
- the rfbH gene encoding lipopolysaccharide biosynthesis protein RfbH; translation: MSTRSNAIRQQILELTREFHAEQFAAREFVAGSSAVPVSGKVIDADDLSAVVDASLDGWFTTGRWAQEFERRLARWVGVRSASLVNSGSSANLVALSALTSPRLGERRLKPGDEVITVACGFPTTVNPIFQNQLVPVFVDVTRSTYEIDADMLEAARSDRTRAVMIAHTLGNVFDLDAVTAFCRAHDLWLIEDCCDALGSTWKGRQVGTFGDLATLSFYPAHHITMGEGGAVLTNSPLLRTIVESFRDWGRDCWCEPGADDTCGRRFDQQLGTLPCGYDHKYTYSHVGYNLKATDMQAALGVSQLGKLDEFIATRRRNFAYLQRAFAAFEEYLVLPVAMPEAEPSWFGFAVGVKEDAPFSRDQMVRALNAARIGTRNLFAGNLVRQPAYQGLKYRVVGALENTDWVMQNVFWLGVYPGLDEAMLDHVVRTVDAFIAQAVAGLLVIVQDSMPASGAHQSLR